A portion of the Pedobacter cryoconitis genome contains these proteins:
- a CDS encoding OmpP1/FadL family transporter, translating into MKKFIKILVVAIVATTGNTYAQSIYAGDALRFSRTDYGSSARFKGLGNAQTSLGGDISSIGGNPAGLGMFTRSEFSVTPEFNIIQANSNYLGKNTNTSKDKFNLNQAAAVWYNPVVRPKGSNLNKGVVSLVFGIGYNRNNDFSIENNYSGRNTQSSIATDWAQRANGYTPGSLNQGSIEKAAFDNYLIDKVPGTTNQYVPATSATNNTQSQNEVRRGSTSELNFSGAMNISNNLYLGASIGFVNVRYETSSAYSETGTIVNNPSDATDKFNQPNPYAGTTYNLLNMVNSNTSGAGITGRLGLIYKPVEAVRLGATFQAPTWMHMEVNSSETLDTRFSGGTQLPLGDYMNTNFNYNVRTPYKGSFGASFIIGQNALLTADVDYVDYKSTKLSESDGYPADIISNNNFIKNNYTSAVNFRVGGEYKIDLFSLRAGYGYSGTPYKEDPGNLSAIKSYSGGIGYRINQYYVDLAYQRIETNNFFNPYYLDDNSQPLASTKVARNNIFMTVGVRF; encoded by the coding sequence ATGAAAAAATTCATAAAAATCTTAGTAGTGGCTATAGTAGCCACTACAGGTAATACTTATGCCCAAAGCATCTATGCAGGTGATGCTTTAAGGTTCTCACGAACTGATTACGGAAGTTCAGCACGTTTCAAAGGTTTAGGAAATGCGCAAACAAGTTTGGGTGGAGACATCAGTTCTATTGGTGGTAACCCTGCTGGTTTAGGAATGTTTACCCGCTCAGAATTCAGTGTAACACCAGAATTCAATATCATACAGGCGAATTCAAATTATCTGGGTAAAAATACAAATACGTCTAAAGACAAGTTTAATTTAAACCAGGCAGCAGCTGTATGGTACAATCCAGTGGTCAGACCAAAAGGCAGTAACTTAAACAAAGGTGTAGTTAGTTTAGTTTTCGGTATAGGTTACAATAGAAATAACGATTTTAGTATTGAAAATAACTATTCAGGCAGAAACACACAGAGTTCTATCGCTACAGACTGGGCTCAGCGTGCAAACGGATATACTCCGGGAAGCCTGAACCAGGGAAGTATTGAAAAAGCAGCATTTGACAATTACCTGATTGACAAAGTCCCTGGCACTACTAATCAGTATGTGCCAGCTACATCAGCTACTAATAATACGCAAAGCCAGAATGAAGTTCGCCGTGGTTCAACGTCTGAACTGAATTTCTCCGGAGCAATGAATATCTCTAACAATCTTTATCTGGGTGCGAGCATTGGTTTTGTAAACGTACGTTATGAAACAAGTTCTGCATATTCAGAAACAGGAACTATTGTTAATAATCCATCTGATGCTACTGACAAGTTTAACCAACCAAATCCATATGCAGGAACTACGTATAACCTGCTTAACATGGTGAACAGCAATACAAGCGGAGCAGGTATTACAGGAAGATTAGGTTTAATTTACAAACCTGTTGAAGCTGTAAGATTAGGAGCTACTTTCCAGGCACCGACATGGATGCATATGGAAGTAAATTCAAGTGAGACGTTAGATACCCGTTTTTCTGGCGGTACTCAATTACCATTGGGTGATTATATGAATACTAACTTCAACTATAATGTAAGAACTCCATATAAAGGTTCATTTGGTGCAAGTTTTATTATTGGTCAAAATGCATTGTTAACTGCAGATGTTGATTATGTAGATTATAAGTCTACTAAACTTTCAGAAAGCGATGGTTATCCTGCTGATATTATCAGCAATAACAATTTCATCAAAAACAACTATACAAGTGCTGTTAATTTCAGAGTAGGTGGAGAATATAAAATTGATCTGTTCAGCTTAAGAGCTGGTTATGGTTACAGTGGTACACCTTATAAAGAAGATCCAGGTAATTTATCTGCTATTAAATCTTATTCTGGTGGTATCGGTTACCGCATCAATCAGTATTATGTTGATTTAGCTTATCAGCGTATCGAAACTAATAACTTCTTTAATCCTTACTATCTGGATGATAACTCTCAACCTTTGGCATCTACTAAAGTGGCAAGAAATAATATCTTCATGACCGTTGGTGTAAGATTTTAA
- the proS gene encoding proline--tRNA ligase, with protein MSKGITSKNEDYSQWYNDIVMKADLAEHSAVKGCMVIKPYGYSIWEKMQAVLDQKFKDTGHSNAYFPLFIPKSFFSKEAAHVEGFATECAVVTHYRLKNDGEGNIIVDPEAKLEEELIVRPTSETIIWNTFKGWVQSYRDLPLLINQWANVVRWEMRTRLFLRTTEFLWQEGHTAHATSEEAVAETKQMLDVYAEFAEKWMALPVVKGVKTANERFAGALDTYCIEALMQDGKALQAGTSHFLGQNFAKAFDVKFTNKEGKIEHVWASSWGVSTRMIGALIMAHSDDLGLVLPPMLAPIQVVIVPIYRNDDDFNNITAYVNELTPKLKKLGVSVKYDNRDSQRPGFKFAEYELKGVPVRLAIGGRDLENGTVELARRDTGEKKTVSQQGLDIYIVQLLDEIQENIYKKAFDYRKEHITIANTYDELKDLLDNKGGFISAHWDGTPETEQKIKEETKATIRCIPLDNKLEDGICIYSGKPSVQRVLFARAY; from the coding sequence ATGAGCAAAGGTATTACAAGTAAAAACGAGGATTATTCCCAGTGGTATAACGACATTGTTATGAAAGCCGATCTGGCAGAACATTCAGCTGTAAAAGGATGTATGGTTATAAAGCCCTATGGCTATTCCATTTGGGAGAAAATGCAGGCTGTTTTAGACCAGAAATTTAAAGACACAGGGCACAGTAATGCCTATTTTCCTTTATTCATTCCTAAGTCATTTTTTTCTAAGGAAGCTGCACACGTAGAAGGTTTTGCGACAGAATGTGCAGTTGTGACACATTACCGTCTTAAAAATGATGGAGAAGGCAATATTATTGTTGATCCGGAAGCGAAATTAGAAGAAGAATTGATCGTAAGGCCAACTTCAGAAACCATTATATGGAATACTTTCAAAGGATGGGTGCAGTCTTATCGTGATTTACCTTTGCTGATTAATCAATGGGCAAACGTAGTAAGATGGGAAATGCGTACACGTCTTTTCCTGCGCACTACTGAATTTTTATGGCAGGAAGGCCACACAGCACATGCAACCTCTGAGGAAGCAGTAGCAGAAACAAAGCAAATGCTTGATGTATATGCTGAGTTTGCTGAAAAATGGATGGCTTTACCAGTAGTTAAAGGAGTGAAAACAGCTAATGAGCGTTTTGCAGGCGCATTGGATACTTATTGTATCGAAGCACTGATGCAGGATGGAAAAGCATTACAAGCAGGTACCTCTCACTTTTTAGGTCAGAATTTTGCAAAAGCATTTGATGTAAAGTTCACCAATAAAGAAGGTAAAATTGAACACGTATGGGCAAGCTCATGGGGTGTTTCTACGCGTATGATTGGTGCATTGATCATGGCACACAGTGATGATTTAGGGTTGGTTTTACCTCCTATGTTAGCACCTATACAAGTTGTTATTGTACCTATTTACAGAAATGACGATGACTTTAATAATATTACTGCTTATGTCAATGAATTAACGCCTAAACTTAAAAAATTAGGTGTCTCTGTGAAATATGACAACAGAGATTCTCAACGTCCTGGATTTAAATTTGCAGAATATGAATTAAAAGGAGTACCAGTACGTCTGGCTATTGGTGGCAGAGATCTTGAAAATGGTACTGTAGAACTGGCCAGAAGAGATACTGGTGAGAAGAAAACAGTAAGTCAGCAAGGGCTGGATATTTATATTGTTCAGTTATTGGATGAAATTCAGGAGAATATCTATAAAAAAGCTTTCGATTACAGGAAAGAACATATTACGATTGCGAACACTTATGATGAATTAAAAGACCTTTTAGACAACAAAGGTGGATTTATTTCTGCACATTGGGATGGTACGCCAGAAACAGAACAAAAAATAAAAGAAGAAACAAAGGCTACAATCAGATGTATACCGTTAGATAATAAGTTAGAAGACGGAATTTGTATTTATTCAGGTAAGCCATCTGTTCAACGCGTTTTATTCGCCCGTGCTTATTAA
- a CDS encoding CoA transferase subunit B encodes MLDKNGIARRIAKELKDGYYVNLGIGIPTLVANYIPDGINVVLQSENGLLGMGPFPFEGEEDADMINAGKQTITTLPGSSIFDSAMSFGMIRSQKIDLTILGAMEVSENGDIANWKIPGKMVKGMGGAMDLVASAKNIIVAMQHINKAGESKLLPKCTLPLTGINCIRKVVTELAVLDILPEGGFRLIERAPGVSVDFIKQSTSGKLFAEADVKEMELN; translated from the coding sequence ATGTTAGATAAGAACGGAATTGCGAGACGTATCGCCAAAGAATTAAAAGACGGTTACTATGTGAATTTAGGAATTGGTATCCCTACACTGGTAGCAAATTATATCCCTGATGGAATCAATGTTGTACTGCAATCCGAAAATGGTTTGCTGGGTATGGGCCCTTTTCCTTTTGAAGGTGAGGAAGATGCTGATATGATCAATGCAGGAAAACAAACAATTACTACCTTACCTGGTTCTTCAATTTTCGATTCAGCGATGAGCTTCGGTATGATCAGAAGTCAGAAAATTGACCTGACCATATTAGGTGCAATGGAAGTTTCTGAAAACGGAGATATTGCCAACTGGAAAATTCCTGGAAAAATGGTGAAGGGAATGGGTGGGGCAATGGACTTAGTGGCTTCTGCAAAAAATATCATTGTAGCTATGCAGCATATCAATAAAGCAGGGGAAAGTAAATTATTGCCAAAATGCACTTTGCCATTAACTGGTATAAATTGTATCAGGAAAGTAGTTACAGAATTAGCGGTACTTGATATTTTACCGGAAGGTGGCTTCAGGTTAATTGAAAGAGCACCAGGTGTGAGTGTTGATTTTATTAAACAATCTACCTCAGGAAAGTTATTCGCTGAGGCAGATGTGAAAGAAATGGAGCTAAACTGA
- a CDS encoding uridine kinase family protein, protein MNNNKPYIIGVAGGSGSGKTFFLKCFLHHFSTEEVCLISQDDYYKPIGEQKVDDNGWVNFDLPEGIDDSKLLEDLKLLIDGQSISRKEYTFNINEESARLMNITSAPIIIVEGLFVFHYPELSQLFDLKIFMDADEEITLNRRISRDEIERGYTRDMIMYQWVNHVMPAYKQFLLPYKESCQKIIINNKHVAEDIIATSKEISDELKETVLSSQRSV, encoded by the coding sequence ATGAACAATAACAAACCCTATATAATAGGTGTTGCTGGAGGTAGTGGTTCAGGAAAAACATTTTTTTTAAAGTGTTTTCTCCACCATTTCAGTACAGAGGAAGTATGTTTAATCTCACAAGATGATTATTACAAACCAATCGGTGAACAAAAGGTAGATGATAACGGATGGGTTAACTTTGACTTGCCAGAGGGAATTGATGACTCCAAATTATTGGAGGACTTAAAATTGCTGATTGACGGTCAGTCAATTTCAAGAAAAGAATACACTTTCAATATTAATGAGGAAAGCGCACGTTTAATGAATATAACAAGTGCACCAATCATTATTGTAGAGGGCTTATTTGTATTTCATTACCCTGAATTGTCTCAGTTATTCGACCTGAAAATTTTCATGGATGCAGATGAAGAAATCACACTTAACCGCAGAATCTCCAGAGATGAGATAGAACGTGGTTATACCCGTGATATGATTATGTACCAATGGGTTAACCACGTTATGCCTGCTTACAAACAATTTCTGCTTCCTTATAAGGAATCTTGTCAGAAAATTATTATTAACAATAAACATGTGGCGGAAGATATTATCGCCACTTCTAAAGAGATATCAGACGAATTAAAAGAAACTGTACTGAGTTCACAGCGATCAGTTTAG
- a CDS encoding cystathionine gamma-synthase: MKFATKAIHAGQEPDPTTGAVMTPIYQTSTYWQKSPGEHQGFEYSRGTNPTRQALENCLAALENAKYGMAFSSGMGATDTVLRLLQPGDEVITGNDLYGGSYRIFTKVYAKYGIKFHFLDLSKPENMLPYINDKTKLVWIETPTNPTMQIIDIEGVAKITKEKGLILTVDNTFASPYLQNPIDLGADIVMHSVTKYIGGHSDVVMGALLLNDDQLYKDLWFIYNACGATPGPQDAFLVLRGIKTLHLRMKAHCENGEKVARFLKTHPKIDKIYWPGFEDHPNHDIAKKQMRGFGGMVSITLKGADLAETFRVASSFKVFTLAESLGGVESLINHPTTMTHGSIPKEEREKVGVTDNLLRLSVGVEDIDDLLADLAQALS; this comes from the coding sequence ATGAAATTTGCAACTAAAGCCATACATGCAGGTCAGGAACCTGATCCAACAACAGGAGCAGTAATGACTCCAATCTATCAAACCTCTACTTACTGGCAAAAATCGCCGGGTGAGCACCAGGGTTTTGAATATTCGAGAGGAACAAACCCTACCCGTCAGGCATTGGAAAATTGTCTTGCTGCACTTGAAAATGCGAAATATGGTATGGCATTCTCTTCAGGAATGGGGGCTACAGATACTGTTTTACGTCTATTGCAGCCAGGTGATGAAGTGATTACAGGTAATGACCTTTACGGAGGCTCATACCGTATCTTCACTAAAGTATATGCAAAATATGGCATTAAATTTCATTTTCTGGATTTGTCAAAACCAGAAAATATGCTGCCATATATCAATGATAAAACTAAGTTGGTATGGATTGAAACACCTACTAATCCAACAATGCAGATTATTGACATTGAAGGTGTAGCTAAAATCACGAAAGAAAAAGGATTGATCCTAACTGTAGATAACACTTTTGCTTCTCCATATTTACAAAACCCGATTGACCTGGGCGCTGATATTGTGATGCATTCCGTAACTAAATACATTGGTGGCCACTCTGATGTAGTGATGGGTGCTTTATTGTTGAATGATGATCAATTGTACAAAGACCTTTGGTTCATCTACAATGCTTGTGGGGCAACTCCAGGTCCGCAAGACGCTTTCCTTGTATTAAGAGGTATTAAAACGCTGCACCTGCGTATGAAAGCACATTGTGAAAATGGTGAGAAAGTTGCCCGTTTCCTTAAGACACATCCTAAGATTGATAAAATCTACTGGCCAGGTTTTGAAGATCACCCTAACCATGACATTGCGAAAAAGCAAATGCGTGGTTTCGGAGGAATGGTTTCTATCACCCTTAAAGGTGCCGATCTGGCAGAAACATTCAGAGTAGCTTCTTCTTTTAAAGTATTCACTTTAGCAGAATCATTAGGTGGAGTTGAATCATTGATTAATCACCCTACTACAATGACTCACGGTTCAATCCCTAAAGAGGAACGTGAAAAAGTAGGTGTAACAGATAACTTGTTACGTCTGAGTGTTGGAGTAGAAGATATCGATGATCTTTTAGCTGATTTAGCGCAGGCGCTGAGTTAA
- a CDS encoding UbiD family decarboxylase produces the protein MGYKSLAECVADLEKHGHLLRIKEEVDPYLEMAAIHLRVYEQKGPALFFENIKGSPFPAVSNLFGTLERSKFMFRDSLPRVSQLVDLRSDPIKALKNPFKFAGAGLTAFSALPLQQRLFKTAFKKTTISQLPQIVNWPMDGGPFVTMPQVYTEDVNKPGIFNANLGMYRIQLAGNDYIKDKEIGVHYQIHRGIGVHQSKANAKGVPLKVSIFVGGPPSHPLAAVMPLPEGLSEMTFAGALGNRRFRYFYDEEGFCLSADADFIITGTVYPQENKPEGPFGDHLGYYSLTHPFPLMKVHNVYHKEDAIWSFTVVGRPPQEDTSFGALIHEITGSALPQEIHGLKEVNAVDAAGVHPLLFAIGSERYTPFLKERRPQEILTIANHILGKNQLSLAKYVFIAAREDNEALDTHDIEVFLTHILSRIDLKRDLHFHTETTIDTLDYSGEGLNSGSKVVLAAAGDIKRTLSKELPKGFTLPVSFGAYHFVMPGILAITTEQYTTAEEAAILMASLNLQLKDQNLDGIALIVLCDDAAFTAETINNFVWVTFTRSNPAVDIHGVGEFITNKHWGCTGPLIIDARKKPHHAPELIKDAEIEKNIDRFKI, from the coding sequence ATGGGATATAAAAGCTTAGCCGAATGTGTGGCTGATTTAGAAAAACATGGTCATTTACTCCGTATCAAAGAAGAGGTAGATCCTTACTTGGAAATGGCAGCTATACACTTAAGAGTGTATGAACAAAAAGGCCCTGCATTATTTTTTGAGAATATTAAAGGAAGCCCATTTCCGGCAGTCTCTAATTTATTCGGAACCTTAGAGAGATCCAAGTTCATGTTTCGTGATAGCTTACCTCGTGTAAGCCAACTGGTAGACTTACGTTCTGATCCTATAAAGGCGCTTAAGAATCCTTTTAAATTTGCTGGTGCTGGTCTTACTGCTTTTTCAGCCCTGCCATTACAGCAGCGTTTATTTAAGACTGCATTTAAAAAAACAACAATTAGTCAGTTACCACAAATTGTGAACTGGCCGATGGATGGAGGGCCTTTTGTCACGATGCCGCAGGTTTACACGGAAGATGTAAATAAACCCGGGATATTCAATGCTAATCTGGGTATGTACCGGATTCAGCTTGCTGGGAATGATTATATAAAAGATAAAGAGATTGGGGTACATTATCAGATCCACAGAGGCATAGGAGTACATCAGTCGAAGGCTAATGCGAAAGGCGTACCGTTGAAAGTAAGTATTTTTGTAGGTGGGCCACCATCACACCCGCTTGCAGCAGTGATGCCATTACCGGAAGGTTTGTCGGAAATGACATTTGCAGGTGCATTGGGTAACCGTCGTTTCCGTTATTTTTATGACGAGGAAGGATTTTGCTTATCGGCCGATGCTGATTTTATCATCACCGGAACAGTTTATCCACAAGAAAATAAACCGGAAGGCCCGTTTGGTGACCATTTAGGTTATTATAGCCTCACTCATCCCTTCCCTTTAATGAAAGTACATAACGTATATCATAAGGAAGATGCGATCTGGTCATTTACAGTTGTTGGCCGCCCACCTCAGGAAGATACCAGTTTTGGTGCATTAATTCATGAAATCACAGGATCTGCCTTACCACAAGAAATACACGGGTTAAAAGAAGTCAATGCAGTAGATGCTGCAGGAGTACATCCGTTGCTATTTGCAATAGGCAGTGAAAGATATACTCCATTTCTTAAGGAGCGCAGACCGCAGGAAATATTAACAATTGCAAACCATATTCTGGGTAAAAATCAGCTGAGTTTAGCAAAGTATGTTTTTATAGCAGCGCGGGAAGATAATGAAGCTCTGGATACCCACGATATTGAAGTTTTCTTAACGCATATCTTATCACGTATAGATTTAAAGCGAGATCTTCATTTCCATACCGAAACAACAATTGATACGTTGGATTATAGTGGTGAAGGTTTGAATAGTGGTTCTAAAGTTGTATTAGCAGCTGCGGGGGATATCAAAAGAACATTGTCTAAAGAGCTGCCCAAGGGTTTTACATTACCAGTATCATTTGGTGCTTATCATTTTGTAATGCCTGGGATATTGGCTATTACCACTGAGCAATATACTACAGCAGAAGAGGCGGCTATTTTGATGGCCTCACTGAATCTTCAGTTAAAAGATCAGAACCTTGATGGGATTGCTTTAATTGTATTGTGTGATGATGCTGCGTTTACAGCGGAAACTATTAATAACTTTGTCTGGGTTACTTTTACCAGAAGCAATCCTGCTGTAGATATCCATGGAGTAGGAGAGTTTATCACTAACAAGCATTGGGGGTGTACAGGGCCTTTAATTATTGATGCAAGGAAAAAGCCACACCATGCGCCTGAACTGATTAAAGATGCTGAGATAGAAAAAAATATAGACAGGTTCAAAATCTGA
- a CDS encoding DPBB and LysM peptidoglycan-binding domain-containing protein → MQKLYIPLLFGLILNVSAVKANNLRDSVGVENLNGKKLILHQVAAKDTYYSLGRRYNVSPKEIIAYNENKFLSIGVLVKVPTNVPFSGPAQVPAAKTVTTKHVEPAKQNAIVNKPAETTQDTGNSEFTEHAVQPKENLMMLARQYGTTVADIKRINELKTINLKIGQILKMPVKAGAETTSLTPVQTAPAQTVQTKPVVTTPVTPAHPTPQPTPVTVQEKKPEIVKKSEAPVVKSEPVTPVRQGTPDKNQFLEHTVASNETMYSIATRYNLTLDQLKAKNNLTTNSLYVGQKLLINGQYPVKSERTSDSDPKDADTIDSVKNPSLRLPASRYGLSQMDEKGAGVWIMDKDLDSSKMLVLHRTAPIGTIMKITNPMSNRSTFAKVVGKFTENESTKDVIIVVTKAVADALGALDKRFLCNLTYSGQANEQ, encoded by the coding sequence ATGCAAAAATTATATATACCGTTATTATTTGGTCTTATCCTGAACGTATCAGCAGTTAAGGCTAATAATCTAAGAGATTCCGTAGGTGTTGAGAATCTGAATGGCAAAAAGCTTATTTTACACCAGGTTGCCGCTAAAGACACTTATTACTCCCTTGGGAGAAGATATAATGTAAGCCCGAAGGAAATCATCGCTTATAATGAGAATAAATTCCTCTCTATTGGAGTTTTAGTCAAAGTACCAACAAATGTCCCTTTCTCAGGGCCTGCTCAAGTTCCCGCGGCCAAAACAGTAACGACCAAACATGTTGAACCTGCCAAACAGAATGCAATAGTAAATAAACCAGCAGAAACGACTCAGGATACTGGAAATTCAGAATTTACCGAACATGCGGTCCAGCCTAAAGAAAATTTAATGATGCTGGCCAGACAATATGGTACAACAGTAGCAGACATTAAAAGAATCAATGAACTGAAGACCATTAATCTTAAAATTGGTCAGATTTTAAAAATGCCTGTGAAAGCCGGTGCAGAAACAACTTCTTTAACGCCGGTACAAACAGCACCGGCACAAACTGTTCAGACCAAACCAGTAGTGACTACTCCGGTTACACCTGCACATCCAACACCTCAGCCAACACCAGTTACGGTTCAGGAGAAAAAACCTGAAATTGTAAAAAAATCAGAAGCACCTGTTGTTAAATCTGAACCAGTTACGCCAGTACGTCAAGGCACTCCGGACAAGAACCAATTCTTAGAACATACAGTGGCTTCTAATGAAACCATGTACTCTATAGCCACCAGATACAATTTAACACTTGATCAATTAAAAGCTAAAAACAATTTAACAACCAACTCTCTTTATGTTGGTCAGAAATTACTAATAAACGGACAGTATCCGGTTAAAAGTGAGCGTACTAGTGACTCAGACCCAAAAGATGCCGACACTATAGATTCTGTTAAAAACCCTTCATTAAGATTACCAGCCAGCCGTTATGGACTGAGTCAAATGGATGAAAAAGGTGCTGGAGTATGGATCATGGATAAAGATTTAGACTCTTCAAAAATGCTGGTACTTCATCGTACTGCACCTATCGGAACTATCATGAAAATCACTAATCCGATGAGCAACAGATCTACGTTTGCGAAGGTTGTTGGTAAATTTACTGAGAATGAGTCCACAAAAGATGTTATTATTGTAGTCACAAAAGCGGTAGCCGATGCATTGGGCGCATTGGATAAAAGGTTTTTGTGCAATTTAACGTACAGTGGACAAGCGAATGAACAATAA
- a CDS encoding Dps family protein, translating to MDAKEISLSEKQVKPVVDLLNDYLANYHIHYQKLRGCHWNIKGQNFFTLHLKFEELYTNAQLTIDEIAERVLTLGKPPHSRFEDYIKESEIKEINTIGLQDLAMVDAVLEDMAHLIQLERDLLEATSAAGDDGTNDMVNRFMQFKEKNTWMLRSFAGKK from the coding sequence ATGGACGCAAAAGAAATTAGTTTGAGTGAAAAACAAGTTAAGCCAGTAGTAGATCTACTGAATGATTATCTTGCAAACTATCATATTCATTATCAAAAGCTAAGAGGATGTCACTGGAATATCAAGGGTCAGAATTTTTTCACACTGCACCTTAAATTTGAAGAATTATATACGAATGCACAATTGACTATCGATGAAATTGCTGAACGTGTTTTAACTTTAGGAAAACCACCACACAGCCGTTTTGAAGATTATATTAAAGAATCGGAAATTAAAGAAATCAATACAATCGGCTTACAGGATTTAGCTATGGTTGATGCTGTATTGGAAGACATGGCACATTTAATTCAATTAGAACGTGATCTGTTAGAGGCTACTTCGGCAGCAGGTGATGATGGTACTAATGATATGGTTAACCGTTTCATGCAGTTCAAAGAGAAAAATACATGGATGTTACGTTCATTTGCTGGTAAAAAATAA